Part of the Devosia sp. SL43 genome, GATGTCGGCCTCGATAAGTCGGCGGACAAATATCCCTGGGAGCTGTCGGGTGGCATGCAGCAGCGCGTCGCAATTGCGCGCGCGCTCGCCTATGACGCCCACATTCTCCTCATGGACGAGCCCTTCGGGTCCCTCGATGCGCAGACGCGGCTGGGGCTCGAAGACCTGGTGCTTGAGCTGCGTAGCCGGCTCCAGATCAGTGTGATCGTCGTCACCCATGACATTGACGAAGCCGTCTACCTGGCCGACCGGGTGGTGGTTTTGTCCGGCAAACCGGCCACGGTTGTCGACGCCGTCGACATCGACCTTGGCCGCAATCGGAATCAGATCGACACGAAATCTGATCCGAAATTCGTCGAATACCGAAACCGGGTGCTCAGCGAAATCATGCGCTGACGCCTGCCGATGATAACAGGAGGAAAATCAATGGCATATATAACTTTGAAGAGCCTTGCCTACGGAGCGGCGCTGGTCGCCGTCTCCGCGCTGGGCATTACCGCCACGGCCCCGGCCATGGCGCAGGAGATGCAGACCATTCGGGTGGAACGTTCACCCGTAGGTCAATTTGAGGGACTGTTCATCGCGCAGGACCTCGGGCTTTTCGAGGAGCGCGGCATCGTGCTCGATATCAAGGTCGGCGCCTCGCCCGATGGCGCCCTGGCGCAGTTGATGTCGGGCCAGCAAGACGTCGCCATGACTGGCGCCGTGCCCTTGACCGCAGCGGTGGCCAACGGCCTGCCTGTTGTTGCCGTCCTTAATGCACAGGATCAGGAGCCAGACACCGCAACCTATGGCCTGATCGTGCCTGCCGACAGCCCGATCCAGACTATCGCCGATCTCAAGGGTAAGAAGATCGGATTGCCTGGCATTGCTAGCCCTCAGGGCTCGGTGCTTATCCGCACGCTTGAAGCCAACGGCCTGACCCGCGACGACGTCGAGCTTGTTAACCTGCCCTTCCCCGGCGTGCTGCAGGCCATCGATGCCGGTAGCGTTGATGCGGGTATCCCGATCGGCCTGTTTTATGACCTGGCCATTCAGCAGGGCAATCGCGAGCTCAAGGAAGTGTTCGACAGTTCGACCTTCGGGTTCCCGTCGGTGATTTTTGCCTCGAACAAGGAATGGGCCGACCAGAACGCCGAACTGCTGGGCAAGTTCATCGAGGCCATGACGCTGGGCTATGAATATGCCAATGCGAACGATGACGCCGTCCGCGACGTCGATATCAAGATGACCCAGCTGCCGCCGGAATATCTCAAGGTCCGTGCAATCTCGCCCTTCCAGGCAGCATTCAATGCCGACGCGTGGAACCTTGAGAATGAATTCCTGGCCAAGTACGGCTTCATCTCCCGCGTCCCGACTGCCGAAGAATACATCTGGTCCGGCGCCCCGCGCCAGTAATCGGCAACCCACAACAGGAAAGGGGCCCACCGGGCCTCTTTTTTTCGCCAATCATGCCCATTCAGCGCTGGTTGAAACTCTCCAGACCATGGGTCACAAATTGCAGCAGCACCGGATAGGCACTGTCCAGGTCGCCGCCCTCCACGCTGCCCTCGGTCAGCATGTCAACGCGGCCATGCTTGGAAACCGTCGCCAGCATGATCTGCAGCACCATGGTGAAGGCTCGCGCGACATGCCCGCGATCTGCCGAAGGCATGGCTTTCATCAGCGCTGCCACAAACAGCTTCGCCGTCTCGTCAAAATGCCGGGCCAGGACGTCCAGCCACTGGTTGTCCCCGCCTAGCCGGGCGAGCACACGGAAATAGTCGGCCCATTCGGGGCCATCGGAAGTCGCCTTTTCAAACATCGGCGCCATGAAGGCATCCAGCAGATCACGCACACTCGGGTTCTGCAGGGCCGAGAGCCGCGCCTGGCGCGCGTCGCACAATATGTCCGCCCGACGTGCCACGATGGCTTCCAGCAGCTTTTCCTTGGTGCCGAAATGATAGGTCGACAAGGCCAGCGTCACCTCGGCTCGCGTGGTGATTTCGCGGAGCGAGACCGACGCGAAACCGCTCTGGGCAAACAGCGCCTCAGCCGCGTTCAGGATCTTGTCGCGCGTCATGTCGCCATTGCTGCGGGTTACCGATCGCCCCCGCCGGGGCGCGCCCTGTTTGGCTGGCGCATCACTTGCCATCAGTCTGTATTCCCCAGAAAGCGTCCATCGATCTCAAGAGCTCCAACCATTGCAACCGTATTGCGCCATGCGTCGATCTCTGTTGCAAACCGTGACCAACTGACTAGACAAATTCACCGCAAAGGACCAGCCCGCAGGGGGCACCCGCATCGCAAGGCTACCAATAGATCAGCGGCTGCCCGCCTACCGGCGCCTGAAAATACGGTATTCGCGTGCCCTGCAGCGAGCCCAGATAGACTGTCCGCAAATCAGGTCCACCAAATGTCAGCGAGGCCATCCATCGGCAGATGGTCCCGCCGCATGCCCCCATCAACTCGGGTGTCACCTGACCCGCTTCCCAGGCAGCGTCCAGCGCGGCCAGTGGCGCCGGATCGCCGCCCGCATCAAGAATGGTGAGCAAGTCGCCGTCCGGCGTTATCGCCACCAGACGGTCCGCCATGATCAGCGTCGTCCATAGATTGCCATAGTCATCAAACGCGATGCCGTCACAGAACCCGCCGACATTTGCAGGACCATAGATCTGCCGGTCCACCAGCCGGTCGCCATCCACCCTGAAGCGGGTGATATTGCGCGACGTCGTCTCGGCGACGTAGAGCCATTCCTCATTGCGATCAAACCGCAGCTCGTTGGTGCCGCACAGATTGTCGGCGACGATCCGCGCCCCATTCTTGTCAATCAGCGCGACATAGCCATCGCGCGAGTTGGTTTTGACGTGCTCGGTCCATGGCACCATCTGCGTGGTGACGGTCAGCCAGAGCCGCCCCTTGCGGTCGCGAGTCACGAAATTGGCCTTGCCGATCGGGCGCCCGTCAATCTTGTCCAACAAGACACGGCTCTCGCCATGCCGGGTCATCAGCTCGAGCTGGTCGGTTCCGAAATTGGCGATCAGGAAGTCGCCGTTCTCATCAAACGCCAGCCCATTGGGCAGACTACCCCGTGTATTGACCAGCCGGTCCGTGAAACTGGATGCCGTGTTGGGCGACTGGCCGCGCTGCAGCACCAGTTCCTGATGGCCATCCGGGTCGATACGCACCACGCCACCCCGGCCATCGGCCGACCACAGCGTCCCGTCGCGCTCAGCCAGGATACATTCGGGACGCTCGAGGTCATGCCCGACATATTGAAGGTCCTGCGGGTCGATCTGCCAGCCGATCAGTGGGTTTGTCATGTTGTTTCCTTGATCACTCAGCAGTCCAGCCACCATCGACGGTCAGGGTTGTCCCCGTCATCAATGCCGACGAGGGGGAAGCCAGGAACTGCACCGCGCCCATCAGGTCCTCGACCTGCCCCAGCCTGCCCAGTTTGATCTTGGCGATGACGCTGTCCAGAAACGCCTTGTCCTCGAAAAAGGGCCGGGTCATCGGCGTTTCGACAAAGGTCGGGGCTATGGTGTTGGAGCGTATTCGATGGGGCGCCAGGTCCAGCGCCAATGCCCTGCTGAACCCCTCCATTCCCCATTTTGAGGCGCAGTAGAGCGAGCGGGCCGCGCCACCCACCTGTCCCATCTGGCTGGACATATGGATGAGCGAGCCAGGTTTTCCCGCCGCAATCAGCCCCCGGACCACCGCCTGGGCAACAAAGAACGCAGCCTTCAGATTGAGGTCGAGAACAGTGTCATAATCGGCCTCGCTCACATCCCAGACCGGTTTCGGCCGGTTGGTGCCGGCATTGTTGACAAGAATGTCGAACGGCCCCGTTCGGGCTATGGTGGCGGCTGTGCCCGCTATATCAGATACGTCGAGCCGCAGTGCCTGCGCGGCCCCGCCAGTGTCACGGATCGCGGCCGCCGCCTGGTCGATCTCGTCCACAGTACGACCGGCCAAAGTCACTTCCGCTCCGGCCTCGGCCAGCGCCGCGGCGCA contains:
- a CDS encoding SDR family NAD(P)-dependent oxidoreductase; protein product: MSVRLPKAPGFRVDGQRALVTGAGRGIGLACAAALAEAGAEVTLAGRTVDEIDQAAAAIRDTGGAAQALRLDVSDIAGTAATIARTGPFDILVNNAGTNRPKPVWDVSEADYDTVLDLNLKAAFFVAQAVVRGLIAAGKPGSLIHMSSQMGQVGGAARSLYCASKWGMEGFSRALALDLAPHRIRSNTIAPTFVETPMTRPFFEDKAFLDSVIAKIKLGRLGQVEDLMGAVQFLASPSSALMTGTTLTVDGGWTAE
- a CDS encoding ABC transporter substrate-binding protein, giving the protein MAYITLKSLAYGAALVAVSALGITATAPAMAQEMQTIRVERSPVGQFEGLFIAQDLGLFEERGIVLDIKVGASPDGALAQLMSGQQDVAMTGAVPLTAAVANGLPVVAVLNAQDQEPDTATYGLIVPADSPIQTIADLKGKKIGLPGIASPQGSVLIRTLEANGLTRDDVELVNLPFPGVLQAIDAGSVDAGIPIGLFYDLAIQQGNRELKEVFDSSTFGFPSVIFASNKEWADQNAELLGKFIEAMTLGYEYANANDDAVRDVDIKMTQLPPEYLKVRAISPFQAAFNADAWNLENEFLAKYGFISRVPTAEEYIWSGAPRQ
- a CDS encoding TetR/AcrR family transcriptional regulator, with product MTRDKILNAAEALFAQSGFASVSLREITTRAEVTLALSTYHFGTKEKLLEAIVARRADILCDARQARLSALQNPSVRDLLDAFMAPMFEKATSDGPEWADYFRVLARLGGDNQWLDVLARHFDETAKLFVAALMKAMPSADRGHVARAFTMVLQIMLATVSKHGRVDMLTEGSVEGGDLDSAYPVLLQFVTHGLESFNQR
- a CDS encoding SMP-30/gluconolactonase/LRE family protein, encoding MTNPLIGWQIDPQDLQYVGHDLERPECILAERDGTLWSADGRGGVVRIDPDGHQELVLQRGQSPNTASSFTDRLVNTRGSLPNGLAFDENGDFLIANFGTDQLELMTRHGESRVLLDKIDGRPIGKANFVTRDRKGRLWLTVTTQMVPWTEHVKTNSRDGYVALIDKNGARIVADNLCGTNELRFDRNEEWLYVAETTSRNITRFRVDGDRLVDRQIYGPANVGGFCDGIAFDDYGNLWTTLIMADRLVAITPDGDLLTILDAGGDPAPLAALDAAWEAGQVTPELMGACGGTICRWMASLTFGGPDLRTVYLGSLQGTRIPYFQAPVGGQPLIYW
- a CDS encoding ABC transporter ATP-binding protein, with protein sequence MQVEGLSKSYGSFGVLDNLNLVVEPGAFICIVGPSGVGKTTLLRCLSGLTPPTAGAVKLNGAKITEPQAEIGIVFQDYRGSLMPWMRTLENVAFPLQGRGVGKAERNARAMECLADVGLDKSADKYPWELSGGMQQRVAIARALAYDAHILLMDEPFGSLDAQTRLGLEDLVLELRSRLQISVIVVTHDIDEAVYLADRVVVLSGKPATVVDAVDIDLGRNRNQIDTKSDPKFVEYRNRVLSEIMR